The window ATTGTTGGATGTTGTGAACAAAATAAACATCTGATAAAGAGTTGCACCGTAAGAAGTAAAGACCGTGAGGCCCTGCTGTGTGTCCTCAAACATAACAAAAGCAATCCAACTAGCAAATAGTAGGAACAACATCCATAGAGCCTGTGAAATTATTCAAAAAGTTATAACATAAGATGAGAATGATCAATATGAGTTCATCACCCTATCTGAAAGTCAAAAATGATTGGGAAGGCCACTGACCAAGATATTCAAGTATGTGCCAAGCATTCCAGACAGAAGGACAAGGGTGTATCGAAGTTCCCTGTACAGAATTTAATAGGAAGAAAAGTAGGTGAAACAATCACACGTCTTcatttgtcatgcattctctGTGATACACACTTTGGTATTAAGTATCATAANAGGTCACCTATGACCCATGTGACTAGAAAATCAAATCGGTTTGCACCCTCCCTCCAGTAATTCTCAAATCCATATGAGTAGATCTTTAGAGCCATCTCTAACACATATATCCAACCTGTGAAAAcatttataagagaaaaacttaaCTCCTGAAAAGGTGGTCGATAAAAGTTGGCCATCATAATCTAATATTAATCCAAAAAAACTACTTTACTCAGCGTTATAACacagaaaataagagaaaaatggAGAGAAGGTAGTAGTGGAAAGCTATTCAAATTCTTACCAAAGACAAACTCGGCAACCTGCCATGGCTTCTGAGCCGAGCTTTCTTCGATATCAAGCTGCATACCAAAATATGTTGTGGCTTATATAAAAGAATTAGGAATTACATGTCAAAAATTACACTTTATGGGAACATGATATACCGTTGTTTCAACAACGACAGCAATCAAATTGAGAACGAGGATGAAAGAAATAGCGTAGCCAAAGTTGGGGCTTCGAACAAAGGCTCTCAGTTGTTGTGATAAGGCCGAATGGTAAATTTGTGGAAAGTTTTCAAAAAGAGATGGCTGCAATGAAAACACAAAGGATCgcttatgtaaaaatatagtgGAAGTAAGTAaattttgacagaaaaaaaataaagtatatgtGGACTTACTACTTCCTCCTTTTGGAATCTTAGAGCAATGGCCTGGCAAAGGTCAGCAAACTCATCCTTGTTTATCTGCTCAAAAGGAAACAGGGGAAAAGAATCTGTTATTCATCAAAAAGTGTATGTGAATAGTAATCTTAAGGTGTATCCCTGATCATATGTGCCACCTCCTTCGCAGATCTCTACCTTAAAGTCACGAGTATCATCAAGCTCATCAAAAATCAATCCGAATTCTTCTTTTGATATCTTCGGCAAAGTCCTAAAAGGACAAAGGAATGCATATCAGGTCTCACAAGTTAAAAGAATAAAAGGGAAGAAACCAAGAACAAGTATTTAAAAACCATATCCTTTTTCGATACATAGGAAAGATACAAAAAATACTNGAAAAGATTCCATGAGGGAGATGGCTGCAATGAGGAAGGATTTCAATGAAAAACTGGCTCCGATTAAGGAGCTACAAGAGACCACAGCATCGCAACAAGCTATCTTAGATTCAGTTCTAACGGTGATAGAAGCNGCTTAATGCATTGGTCCTTATCAATCTCCCCGTTTTTCTgttaaaacataacataaaGAACGAAGAATATATATGCTCAGCAAAGTGGTTAACAAGACTCTCCTTTCAGGAAGATTTTTTCCCAAGGGGAACTTCCCCGCATATCTCTAGGAGTTAATGTAATCCTTATGCGTGGATGAACTTACATCTGAGTCTATAAGACCAAAGGCTTTCTCCAGCAttcttttcttcatttgatCCATTCCAGATACTTGTTTTGCGAGCTGCAAAAGGATACATATGATATGACACATGGTGTCGAAATATGTTAATGCTTTTGCTTTAAAAGTTGTCATAAGAACCATAAAAACATCAAGTATCAATCCACCTGTTCTTTGAAACTGTCATAAACGACGGCAAGAATCAAGTTTGTGACAAAGTAGACACCAATTAGCACGTAGAGCACGAAGAACACCGCAGACCAGCGAGAAGACCTTACAAGACAGAAc is drawn from Camelina sativa cultivar DH55 chromosome 8, Cs, whole genome shotgun sequence and contains these coding sequences:
- the LOC104709771 gene encoding two pore calcium channel protein 1-like, yielding MLFLLFASWIAFVMFEDTQQGLTVFTSYGATLYQMFILFTTSNNPDVWIPAYKSSRWSAVFFVLYVLIGVYFVTNLILAVVYDSFKEQLAKQVSGMDQMKKRMLEKAFGLIDSDKNGEIDKDQCIKXLLSPTLPKISKEEFGLIFDELDDTRDFKINKDEFADLCQAIALRFQKEEVPSLFENFPQIYHSALSQQLRAFVRSPNFGYAISFILVLNLIAVVVETTLDIEESSAQKPWQVGYMC